The following proteins are co-located in the Phragmites australis chromosome 10, lpPhrAust1.1, whole genome shotgun sequence genome:
- the LOC133883733 gene encoding uncharacterized protein LOC133883733 isoform X1, whose amino-acid sequence MRLSSPNLDAHTQQEIAEFSTWVLNLGEGKLQATAQEGELEPTWIKIPHELLLMTDNDKISCLVNAICPDLQNKFSDIEYLGTRAILTPTNELADQINSYIVSLIPGNHKEYLSCDRISKAQNNHDSYDLLYPIEFLNSLNGNNFPQHKLILKKGLPIMLVLNLNQSSGLCNGTRLIITVMGDMIIESQIITDTHAGHNVFIPRICLILKNNKLPFMLERRQFPIKVCYGMTINKSQGQTLDKVYKMPFHLLPTLHPKAKHWTICARVSRKWEYRGGTDDGPITHIDLVLVDEKGNAMYGEIPSSEIEAKDPLIQEGGIYVVSRFRVSNARSLYRLVNAPYMIEFTCYTKITPARDPPEAFPRYVYRLTPFTDLSQHASENKYFLDVIGIITGVSDIALVQLPNQANPTLSKYVILKDLNNEQPTPIVILVVGSLMKAFRGQEYLSGNTACHWYFNPAIPEAEPFYRITQKQHLIIKHTTVSTQEGTHLQKPIELEDKQLKDLEAMNPYDFPEGGYRCTVTITRLSPNTAWWFPSCNRCSRACVPDGIGYKCNACSCTGYRFKYKLCFITSDGTAEAEMVAFGEAPPSALSHDEAASKKPTYSELLLIAPSSLPHAKGYLKKPQIPQRIPCHHIARSNKRMPEVTIHSQGRM is encoded by the exons ATGAGACTATCTTCTCCAAATTTAGATGCACATACTCAACAAGAAATAGCTGAATTTAGTACATGGGTATTAAATTTAGGTGAAGGCAAGTTACAAGCAACAGCACAGGAAGGTGAATTAGAACCTACATGGATAAAAATACCTCATGAGCTACTTCTTATGACTGACAATGATAAAATTTCCTGCTTGGTTAACGCTATATGCCCAGATTTACAGAACAAATTCTCTGATATTGAATACCTTGGCACAAGAGCTATACTAACACCAACTAATGAGCTAGCTGATCAAATCAATTCATATATAGTATCTCTTATTCCTGGTAATCACAAAGAATACCTAAGTTGCGATAGAATATCCAAAGCGCAGAATAATCATGATTCATATGACCTCTTATATCCaattgaatttttgaattcGCTAAATGGAAACAACTTCCCGCAACATAAATTGATCCTTAAAAAAGGACTTCCAATAATGTTGGTCCTCAATTTGAATCAGTCGAGTGGCTTATGCAACGGAACACGTTTAATAATTACAGTCATGGGTGATATGATTATTGAATCACAAATAATAACTGACACACATGCAGGGCACAACGTATTTATACCTCGCATCTGTTTGATACTCAAAAACAACAAGCTGCCCTTTATGCTAGAGCGACGTCAATTCCCTATAAAGGTATGCTATGGCATGACCATTAACAAGAGCCAAGGTCAAACACTGGATAAG GTTTACAAAATGCCTTTCCACCTACTTCCCACATTACACCCGAAAGCCAAGCACTGGACAATTTGTGCCCGCGTCTCACGCAAGTGGGAGTATCGCGGTGGCACTGATGATGGCCCAATAACACATATTGATCTTGTCCTTGTCGATGAAAAA GGGAATGCTATGTATGGTGAAATACCAAGCTCTGAAATAGAAGCTAAAGATCCTTTGATTCAAGAAGGTGGCATCTATGTTGTGAGCCGCTTTAGAGTTTCCAACGCTAGATCTCTCTACAGGCTAGTTAATGCACCTTATATGATTGAATTTACTTGCTATACAAAGATAACACCAGCAAGAGATCCACCAGAAGCATTCCCTAGATATGTTTACAGATTAACACCTTTCACTGATCTATCTCAGCATGCTAGTGAGAACAAATATTTCTTAG ATGTTATTGGCATCATCACCGGAGTTTCCGACATAGCCTTAGTTCAGCTCCCAAATCAGGCAAATCCAACATTAAGCAAATATGTCATCCTGAAAGATCTAAA CAACGAACAACCTACACCAATTGTGATCCTCGTTGTTGGCAGCCTGATGAAAGCTTTCAGAG GCCAAGAATACCTGAGTGGAAACACAGCATGTCACTGGTACTTTAATCCTGCTATTCCAGAAGCTGAACCATTTTACCGCAT TACTCAAAAGCAACATCTTATCATTAAACACACTACTGTCTCCACACAAGAAGGAACACACCTTCAAAAACCAATTGAACTTGAAGACAAACAACTGAAGGACTTAGAAGCAATGAACCCATATGATTTCCCG GAGGGAGGTTATCGCTGCACCGTGACTATAACCCGTTTGAGCCCAAACACAGCATGGTGGTTTCCATCATGCAATAGATGCAGCAGAGCTTGTGTCCCAGATGGCATTGGATATAAATGTAATGCATGCTCCTGCACGGGTTATCGCTTCAA GTATAAACTGTGTTTCATTACAAGTGATGGAACCGCCGAAGCTGAAATGGTTGCTTTCGGCGAG GCACCTCCCTCTGCCCTGAGTCATGATGAAGCTGCATCCAAAAAACCGACCTACT CAGAGCTACTGCTGATAGCTCCAAGCAGCCTACCACATGCAAAAGGCTATTTGAAGAAACCACAGATTCCACAAAG GATTCCTTGCCACCACATCGCACGTTCAAACAAAAGGATGCCTGAGGTGACCATCCATTCCCAAGGAAGAATGTGA
- the LOC133883733 gene encoding uncharacterized protein LOC133883733 isoform X2, which produces MRLSSPNLDAHTQQEIAEFSTWVLNLGEGKLQATAQEGELEPTWIKIPHELLLMTDNDKISCLVNAICPDLQNKFSDIEYLGTRAILTPTNELADQINSYIVSLIPGNHKEYLSCDRISKAQNNHDSYDLLYPIEFLNSLNGNNFPQHKLILKKGLPIMLVLNLNQSSGLCNGTRLIITVMGDMIIESQIITDTHAGHNVFIPRICLILKNNKLPFMLERRQFPIKVCYGMTINKSQGQTLDKVYKMPFHLLPTLHPKAKHWTICARVSRKWEYRGGTDDGPITHIDLVLVDEKGNAMYGEIPSSEIEAKDPLIQEGGIYVVSRFRVSNARSLYRLVNAPYMIEFTCYTKITPARDPPEAFPRYVYRLTPFTDLSQHASENKYFLDVIGIITGVSDIALVQLPNQANPTLSKYVILKDLNNEQPTPIVILVVGSLMKAFRGQEYLSGNTACHWYFNPAIPEAEPFYRITQKQHLIIKHTTVSTQEGTHLQKPIELEDKQLKDLEAMNPYDFPEGGYRCTVTITRLSPNTAWWFPSCNRCSRACVPDGIGYKCNACSCTGYRFKYKLCFITSDGTAEAEMVAFGEAPPSALSHDEAASKKPTYSTADSSKQPTTCKRLFEETTDSTKDSLPPHRTFKQKDA; this is translated from the exons ATGAGACTATCTTCTCCAAATTTAGATGCACATACTCAACAAGAAATAGCTGAATTTAGTACATGGGTATTAAATTTAGGTGAAGGCAAGTTACAAGCAACAGCACAGGAAGGTGAATTAGAACCTACATGGATAAAAATACCTCATGAGCTACTTCTTATGACTGACAATGATAAAATTTCCTGCTTGGTTAACGCTATATGCCCAGATTTACAGAACAAATTCTCTGATATTGAATACCTTGGCACAAGAGCTATACTAACACCAACTAATGAGCTAGCTGATCAAATCAATTCATATATAGTATCTCTTATTCCTGGTAATCACAAAGAATACCTAAGTTGCGATAGAATATCCAAAGCGCAGAATAATCATGATTCATATGACCTCTTATATCCaattgaatttttgaattcGCTAAATGGAAACAACTTCCCGCAACATAAATTGATCCTTAAAAAAGGACTTCCAATAATGTTGGTCCTCAATTTGAATCAGTCGAGTGGCTTATGCAACGGAACACGTTTAATAATTACAGTCATGGGTGATATGATTATTGAATCACAAATAATAACTGACACACATGCAGGGCACAACGTATTTATACCTCGCATCTGTTTGATACTCAAAAACAACAAGCTGCCCTTTATGCTAGAGCGACGTCAATTCCCTATAAAGGTATGCTATGGCATGACCATTAACAAGAGCCAAGGTCAAACACTGGATAAG GTTTACAAAATGCCTTTCCACCTACTTCCCACATTACACCCGAAAGCCAAGCACTGGACAATTTGTGCCCGCGTCTCACGCAAGTGGGAGTATCGCGGTGGCACTGATGATGGCCCAATAACACATATTGATCTTGTCCTTGTCGATGAAAAA GGGAATGCTATGTATGGTGAAATACCAAGCTCTGAAATAGAAGCTAAAGATCCTTTGATTCAAGAAGGTGGCATCTATGTTGTGAGCCGCTTTAGAGTTTCCAACGCTAGATCTCTCTACAGGCTAGTTAATGCACCTTATATGATTGAATTTACTTGCTATACAAAGATAACACCAGCAAGAGATCCACCAGAAGCATTCCCTAGATATGTTTACAGATTAACACCTTTCACTGATCTATCTCAGCATGCTAGTGAGAACAAATATTTCTTAG ATGTTATTGGCATCATCACCGGAGTTTCCGACATAGCCTTAGTTCAGCTCCCAAATCAGGCAAATCCAACATTAAGCAAATATGTCATCCTGAAAGATCTAAA CAACGAACAACCTACACCAATTGTGATCCTCGTTGTTGGCAGCCTGATGAAAGCTTTCAGAG GCCAAGAATACCTGAGTGGAAACACAGCATGTCACTGGTACTTTAATCCTGCTATTCCAGAAGCTGAACCATTTTACCGCAT TACTCAAAAGCAACATCTTATCATTAAACACACTACTGTCTCCACACAAGAAGGAACACACCTTCAAAAACCAATTGAACTTGAAGACAAACAACTGAAGGACTTAGAAGCAATGAACCCATATGATTTCCCG GAGGGAGGTTATCGCTGCACCGTGACTATAACCCGTTTGAGCCCAAACACAGCATGGTGGTTTCCATCATGCAATAGATGCAGCAGAGCTTGTGTCCCAGATGGCATTGGATATAAATGTAATGCATGCTCCTGCACGGGTTATCGCTTCAA GTATAAACTGTGTTTCATTACAAGTGATGGAACCGCCGAAGCTGAAATGGTTGCTTTCGGCGAG GCACCTCCCTCTGCCCTGAGTCATGATGAAGCTGCATCCAAAAAACCGACCTACT CTACTGCTGATAGCTCCAAGCAGCCTACCACATGCAAAAGGCTATTTGAAGAAACCACAGATTCCACAAAG GATTCCTTGCCACCACATCGCACGTTCAAACAAAAGGATGCCTGA
- the LOC133883734 gene encoding signal recognition particle 19 kDa protein-like: MGSSTVTPTRSPIFIQFLDQDLRSANGWRRRPEEQHQEVEHHLVVYLNSKKTVAEGRRIAAGKACPDPTCIEIADCCSYLKIPHAIELDKTYPRDFFQVGRVRVQLKKDDGSLVNPAIKTSAELLI; encoded by the exons ATGGGGTCGTCAACAGTCACACCCACCAGATCTCCAATCTTCATCCAG TTCTTGGACCAGGATCTGCGCAGCGCAAATGGATGGCGGAGGCGACCTGAGGAGCAGCATCAAGAAGTTGAACATCATCTAGTGGTGTACCTCAACTCCAAGAAGACGGTCGCCGAGGGCCGCCGCATAGCCGCCGGCAAGGCCTGCCCCGACCCTACCTGCATCGAGATCGCCGACTGCTGCTCCTATCTCAAGATCCCTCACGCCATCGAG TTGGATAAGACGTACCCTCGAGATTTCTTCCAGGTGGGGAGGGTCAGGGTGCAGCTCAAGAAGGATGATGGCTCCCTGGTCAATCCTGCGATTAAAACAAGTGCTGAATTACTGATCTAA